A genomic stretch from Streptosporangiales bacterium includes:
- a CDS encoding HIT domain-containing protein produces the protein MTEAHQGDAETADPQEQDGVGCPDDWERLWTPHRMAYIKGEGKPSGPEPDDGCPFCRIPGVPDADGLVVARGASAYVVLNLYPYAPGHLMVCPYRHVADYPDLDDAETAEVAALTKRAMTVLRAVSGAHGFNIGMNQGGVAGAGIAAHLHQHVVPRWGGDTNFMPVVGRTKVLPQLLGDTRSLLADAWDTTD, from the coding sequence ATGACAGAAGCGCACCAGGGCGACGCCGAGACAGCCGACCCACAGGAGCAGGACGGGGTCGGCTGCCCGGACGACTGGGAGCGCCTCTGGACGCCGCACCGCATGGCGTACATCAAGGGCGAGGGCAAGCCGTCGGGACCCGAGCCCGACGACGGCTGCCCGTTCTGCCGCATCCCGGGTGTCCCCGATGCCGACGGCCTCGTCGTCGCGCGGGGTGCGTCGGCGTACGTCGTGCTCAACCTCTACCCGTACGCCCCCGGGCACCTGATGGTGTGCCCGTACCGCCACGTCGCCGACTACCCCGACCTCGACGACGCGGAGACCGCGGAGGTGGCGGCGCTGACGAAGCGGGCCATGACCGTGCTGCGCGCGGTGTCCGGAGCCCACGGCTTCAACATCGGCATGAACCAGGGCGGCGTCGCGGGCGCCGGCATCGCGGCGCACCTGCACCAGCATGTCGTGCCGCGATGGGGCGGCGACACCAACTTCATGCCGGTGGTCGGGCGCACCAAGGTGCTGCCGCAGCTGCTGGGTGACACGCGCTCACTGCTCGCGGACGCCTGGGACACCACCGACTGA
- a CDS encoding DUF1707 domain-containing protein: MSTPDLPARRELRASDQDRDRVAEVLRDAAGDGRLTLAELEERLDLTFRARTYGDLEPITRDLPTSSTAAAGAAAPPPADAREAPKEISTILGSEKLGGRFVVPPSMHVRAVLGEVKIDFTEAIVPHGEVEIYADAFLGEVTLTVPEGVNVQLEAGNNVLGERKNKLPPPSSPDAPVIRVRGTVVLGSVKVEPRKWNRLRKFLQTGEM; the protein is encoded by the coding sequence ATGTCCACGCCCGACCTGCCCGCGCGTCGTGAGCTGCGGGCGTCCGACCAGGACCGTGACCGCGTGGCCGAGGTGCTCCGCGACGCCGCGGGCGACGGCCGGCTGACGCTCGCCGAACTCGAGGAGCGCCTCGACCTCACCTTCCGGGCGCGCACCTACGGCGACCTCGAGCCGATCACCCGCGACCTGCCGACGTCGTCGACCGCGGCCGCGGGTGCCGCGGCCCCGCCGCCCGCCGACGCCCGTGAGGCGCCGAAGGAGATCAGCACCATCCTCGGCAGCGAGAAGCTCGGCGGGCGGTTCGTCGTGCCGCCGAGCATGCACGTACGCGCGGTGCTGGGCGAGGTCAAGATCGACTTCACCGAGGCGATCGTGCCGCACGGTGAGGTCGAGATCTACGCCGACGCGTTCCTCGGCGAGGTCACCCTCACCGTCCCCGAGGGTGTCAACGTGCAGCTCGAGGCGGGCAACAACGTACTGGGCGAGCGCAAGAACAAGCTGCCACCGCCGTCGTCGCCCGACGCACCGGTGATCCGCGTGCGCGGCACGGTCGTGCTCGGCAGCGTCAAGGTCGAGCCCAGGAAATGGAACCGCCTGAGAAAGTTCCTGCAGACCGGCGAGATGTGA